In the Longimicrobiales bacterium genome, one interval contains:
- a CDS encoding FAD-linked oxidase C-terminal domain-containing protein, producing the protein MSTPLPSAIVNKLGHTVGSENVITDPDRLVVYESDGLSAYRVPPRAVVLPKTTREVAEVVAVLHGEGIDVIPRGSGTGLSGGALATSDGVVLGTARMNTILNIDSENRLARVQPGVINARLTEATKPHGLYYAPDPSSQSTCTLGGNVAENSGGPHCLKYGVTARYVTGLTVVLAGGKVVELGGAGYDPYGSLDLVGLFVGSEGCFGIATEIEVRLLPIAEGVRTLLGIFNTMEDAGRAVTSIMGSGLLPAAVEIVDSETIKAVEASVFAAGYPVDAGAALVIEFDGTEAGLDADADRAEACCLAEGAREVQRATDEEHRMALWKGRKKAFGAMGRIAPDLLVQDATVPRTKLPEVLSRIADIGTRYKLNIANVFHAGDGNLHPNILFDRHDADELERVERASKEIMVLCVEVGGTITGEHGVGVDKREYMPLVHEPIELAAMAAAKAVFDPDSLFNPGKVLPDVEETS; encoded by the coding sequence GGACCCCGACCGCCTGGTGGTCTACGAATCTGACGGCTTGTCGGCGTACAGGGTGCCACCCAGGGCCGTCGTGCTGCCCAAAACGACTCGCGAGGTCGCCGAGGTGGTCGCGGTGCTTCACGGCGAGGGGATCGACGTGATCCCACGCGGGTCCGGCACTGGGCTATCTGGGGGAGCGCTCGCGACTTCTGACGGTGTCGTTTTAGGCACGGCACGTATGAACACGATTCTGAATATCGACTCTGAGAATCGACTCGCTCGGGTCCAGCCGGGAGTCATCAATGCTCGACTCACCGAGGCGACGAAGCCGCATGGTCTCTACTACGCTCCAGACCCTTCCTCGCAGAGCACATGCACCTTGGGCGGGAACGTTGCCGAGAACTCCGGTGGCCCGCACTGCCTCAAGTATGGTGTGACTGCACGGTACGTGACGGGTCTGACCGTGGTGCTCGCGGGAGGCAAGGTCGTAGAGCTAGGTGGTGCAGGGTATGACCCCTACGGCTCGCTGGATCTCGTCGGATTGTTCGTCGGTTCCGAAGGCTGCTTTGGCATTGCGACAGAGATCGAGGTGCGCCTCCTCCCGATCGCTGAAGGGGTGAGGACACTTCTCGGAATATTCAACACCATGGAGGACGCCGGACGTGCGGTGACGTCGATCATGGGCTCCGGCCTTCTCCCTGCTGCGGTGGAGATCGTGGACAGTGAAACGATCAAGGCGGTCGAGGCCAGTGTATTTGCTGCGGGCTATCCCGTGGATGCCGGAGCAGCTTTGGTGATCGAATTCGATGGGACCGAGGCTGGACTCGATGCCGATGCCGACCGGGCGGAAGCATGCTGTCTCGCCGAAGGTGCTCGAGAAGTGCAACGGGCGACCGACGAAGAACACCGCATGGCTCTGTGGAAGGGCCGGAAGAAGGCATTCGGCGCGATGGGCCGGATCGCGCCGGATCTTTTGGTTCAAGACGCGACGGTTCCGCGAACCAAGTTGCCTGAGGTGCTGTCGCGGATCGCGGACATCGGGACCCGATACAAACTGAACATCGCTAATGTGTTCCACGCAGGGGACGGCAATCTCCACCCGAACATCCTCTTCGACCGCCATGATGCGGACGAACTCGAGCGTGTCGAGCGTGCTTCAAAGGAGATCATGGTCCTGTGCGTTGAGGTCGGCGGCACGATCACAGGTGAGCATGGTGTGGGGGTGGACAAGCGTGAGTACATGCCGCTCGTACATGAGCCCATAGAGCTTGCCGCCATGGCCGCGGCCAAGGCGGTGTTTGATCCCGACTCGCTCTTTAACCCTGGGAAAGTGCTTCCGGATGTTGAGGAAACCAGTTGA
- a CDS encoding FAD-binding oxidoreductase, which yields MKTAIEDIVPAEALDDTGGRGPLAAAAEAVVLPGSVEQVVEVVRWAGASGRRIVPIGTGQRVGGEHAAGPYVLLSTHRLSSIDIYEPADLTITLGAGLTISGLHEATRPNQQWLPFDPPTFSSRTVGGLVAAGLTGPLWAGYGDIKNHVLGATVVCGDGRCLRLGGRVVKNVAGFDLLRPVVGSRGSLAVITSVTLRLFPVPVVDRVLVLEGERLEDLVPAARRVATASVLPVSIVITNHDGAPKLLVRLHGASPTVDADQKTFEAAVGSQFRSLEGEKALEIARATRDAGVGLPHTVTMFGKGTELAELIRQAQEIPDATISADAYRCAVTVGTTAPIDGCLNTGRPLDPEVVVLNAGAKGVFDPGGVMWSPQP from the coding sequence GTGAAGACAGCTATCGAGGACATCGTTCCGGCGGAGGCGTTGGATGATACCGGAGGCAGGGGCCCGTTGGCTGCGGCTGCGGAGGCCGTTGTTCTGCCGGGTAGTGTCGAGCAGGTGGTCGAGGTCGTGCGATGGGCAGGAGCGTCGGGTAGGCGCATCGTTCCGATCGGTACCGGACAGCGTGTGGGGGGGGAGCATGCTGCCGGTCCCTACGTACTACTGTCGACCCATCGACTTTCGTCCATCGATATCTATGAGCCTGCCGACCTGACGATCACCTTGGGTGCAGGACTGACGATCTCTGGGTTGCACGAAGCGACGCGGCCCAACCAACAGTGGCTCCCGTTCGATCCGCCCACGTTTTCGTCACGTACGGTGGGCGGGTTGGTGGCTGCCGGGCTGACCGGGCCGCTTTGGGCCGGTTATGGCGACATAAAGAACCACGTGCTCGGAGCCACGGTCGTGTGCGGGGATGGCCGTTGTTTGCGGTTGGGTGGCCGAGTCGTAAAGAATGTTGCTGGATTCGACCTGCTGCGCCCCGTTGTCGGCAGCCGCGGCAGTCTAGCTGTGATTACCTCCGTCACGTTACGGCTGTTTCCCGTGCCGGTTGTGGATCGGGTCTTGGTGCTGGAAGGTGAACGTCTGGAGGATCTCGTTCCGGCCGCACGACGCGTGGCGACCGCGTCCGTCCTGCCCGTCTCGATCGTCATAACGAATCACGATGGCGCGCCTAAGTTGCTCGTGAGGCTTCATGGTGCATCGCCGACCGTTGATGCCGATCAAAAGACGTTTGAGGCGGCCGTAGGTTCTCAGTTCCGATCCCTCGAGGGTGAGAAGGCACTCGAGATCGCTCGAGCGACACGGGACGCCGGCGTCGGTCTGCCCCACACTGTCACAATGTTCGGTAAAGGGACGGAATTGGCCGAGTTGATTCGCCAGGCGCAGGAGATCCCAGACGCCACGATTTCCGCCGACGCGTACCGATGTGCGGTGACGGTTGGCACCACTGCTCCGATTGATGGGTGCTTGAACACGGGTCGGCCACTGGATCCCGAGGTTGTGGTGTTGAACGCAGGGGCCAAGGGAGTGTTCGACCCCGGCGGCGTGATGTGGAGTCCACAACCATGA
- a CDS encoding heterodisulfide reductase-related iron-sulfur binding cluster — protein sequence MTSPTTTLSDALAAQQERLLPCVHCGFCLPVCPTYTRLGDENDSPRGRLHLMRHVVEGRMNPASDAFRTHIDRCLGCRACEPVCPSGVEYGTLLELARETVAEHHPPSRLTRMLLTVFASRTLRAAVLFPGRVIRSLGLASLMGRVVPAVGPLRGAKLGMAMLASTRRWVPPKVSAEQRGVAPNAVPTPRGRVGVLEGCVQQGLFSHVNDATVRVLEANGYLVVPVKRQGCCGALHVHSGDLDGARTLAAANIKAFELVDVDWIVVNAAGCGAAMQDYGTLFEADAEWSERAGTFAARVKDATELLADAGPRQGAEVVCSIAYDHPCHLLHAQRVETAPLQVLGAVPGAEVRVVDRADECCGGAGIYGITHPELGGQIGRDKVAAVRACGADALATPNPGCMMQIGAGLFLEGAPEGVLHPVELLDTSYLRAGFYD from the coding sequence ATGACCTCACCGACAACGACCCTCTCGGATGCCCTCGCCGCCCAACAGGAGCGGCTGCTGCCCTGTGTGCACTGCGGTTTCTGCCTACCGGTTTGCCCGACCTACACACGGCTAGGTGATGAAAACGATTCACCTCGGGGCCGTTTGCACCTCATGCGGCACGTGGTGGAAGGACGCATGAATCCGGCCTCGGATGCGTTTCGTACCCATATCGATCGATGCCTTGGATGCCGCGCTTGTGAGCCGGTATGCCCTTCGGGGGTCGAGTACGGCACGCTCCTAGAACTGGCCCGTGAGACCGTCGCGGAGCACCACCCGCCGAGTCGCCTCACGCGGATGCTTCTGACCGTCTTCGCGAGTCGGACCCTCCGTGCCGCGGTCCTGTTTCCTGGGCGCGTGATACGCTCGCTGGGGTTGGCGTCGCTCATGGGCCGTGTTGTTCCGGCGGTAGGGCCGTTGCGTGGCGCGAAGTTGGGAATGGCCATGCTCGCGTCAACGAGAAGGTGGGTGCCACCCAAGGTGAGCGCTGAGCAAAGAGGGGTAGCGCCCAACGCGGTACCGACTCCCCGTGGTCGTGTCGGAGTCCTAGAGGGATGTGTTCAACAAGGACTCTTCTCTCATGTGAACGATGCGACGGTTCGTGTGCTGGAGGCGAACGGGTACTTGGTTGTCCCAGTGAAAAGGCAGGGCTGTTGCGGCGCCCTGCACGTCCACAGCGGCGACCTGGATGGCGCACGTACGTTGGCTGCCGCCAACATCAAGGCGTTCGAGTTGGTGGACGTGGACTGGATCGTGGTCAACGCCGCGGGGTGCGGTGCTGCGATGCAGGATTACGGAACGCTGTTCGAGGCAGATGCGGAGTGGTCTGAACGGGCAGGCACCTTCGCGGCCAGGGTCAAGGATGCCACGGAACTGCTCGCTGACGCGGGCCCGAGGCAGGGGGCCGAGGTGGTGTGCTCCATCGCGTACGACCACCCCTGTCATCTGCTTCATGCGCAACGGGTCGAGACCGCACCGCTCCAGGTGCTGGGGGCTGTCCCCGGGGCTGAGGTCCGCGTTGTAGACCGAGCAGATGAGTGCTGTGGAGGTGCGGGCATCTACGGCATTACCCATCCCGAACTCGGCGGCCAGATTGGCCGCGACAAGGTCGCTGCCGTGAGGGCATGTGGAGCCGACGCACTCGCGACGCCGAACCCGGGGTGTATGATGCAGATCGGGGCGGGTCTGTTCTTGGAGGGCGCCCCAGAGGGTGTGCTTCATCCCGTCGAGTTGCTGGACACGAGTTATCTGAGGGCGGGTTTTTACGATTGA
- a CDS encoding M20 family metallopeptidase, whose amino-acid sequence MSDASERAQEVLAYLRERQDEMARMLVALANVESPTDVPSSQAAVQRQLTESFEDLGFSVRHRRGVETGGYLFAKPSGRVKGRRAQLLMGHCDTVWPIGTTESMPVRIEDGVLYGPGTFDMKAGITQGIFALRALRDLGHELPLTPVWFINSDEETGSPESQRYVRLVAKHVDRTFVLEPSLGPQGSLKTARKGVARYHLTIHGKAAHSGLDPKGGASAIQELSHVVQALHALTDHERGLTVNVGVVEGGTRPNVIAARATAVVDVRIMTMADGEWIDGKIHGLQAQTQGTSIDVAGGIEVPPLERTPRNRELWFAAQASADRLGLSIDEQISGGGSDGNTTSQYTATIDGLGSVGDGAHATHEHVVIDRMPERAALLAELLMTPCGAG is encoded by the coding sequence TTGAGCGACGCATCGGAACGAGCGCAGGAGGTACTGGCGTATTTGCGTGAGCGTCAGGACGAGATGGCCCGGATGCTTGTCGCATTGGCCAACGTAGAGTCACCGACGGACGTGCCGTCGTCCCAAGCGGCCGTTCAACGCCAACTCACCGAGTCCTTTGAAGACCTCGGTTTCTCGGTTCGGCACCGCCGTGGCGTGGAGACCGGTGGATACCTCTTCGCCAAACCGTCCGGTCGGGTGAAAGGGCGACGCGCCCAGCTCTTAATGGGGCACTGCGACACGGTGTGGCCCATCGGTACGACCGAGTCTATGCCGGTCCGAATCGAAGACGGGGTTCTCTATGGTCCCGGCACCTTCGATATGAAAGCTGGCATCACTCAGGGAATTTTCGCGCTCCGTGCACTCCGTGATCTAGGGCACGAGCTCCCTCTCACGCCTGTGTGGTTCATCAACTCGGATGAAGAGACGGGTAGCCCTGAGTCACAGCGTTACGTACGGCTCGTCGCAAAGCACGTCGACCGCACATTTGTGCTCGAGCCGTCCTTGGGTCCACAGGGGTCACTGAAGACAGCAAGGAAAGGTGTGGCGCGTTATCACCTCACGATTCACGGAAAAGCCGCTCATTCGGGCCTCGACCCCAAAGGTGGAGCGTCAGCGATACAGGAGCTATCTCATGTCGTGCAGGCGCTACACGCGCTCACCGATCATGAACGGGGACTGACCGTGAACGTCGGGGTCGTTGAGGGCGGCACACGTCCCAACGTGATCGCGGCACGCGCGACGGCGGTTGTTGATGTACGAATCATGACGATGGCTGACGGCGAGTGGATCGACGGCAAGATCCATGGCCTGCAGGCCCAGACCCAGGGGACCTCCATTGACGTGGCCGGTGGAATCGAGGTGCCACCCTTGGAGCGTACGCCTCGCAACCGCGAGCTCTGGTTCGCAGCTCAAGCCTCCGCGGATCGCCTGGGCCTGTCGATTGATGAGCAGATCTCGGGCGGAGGGTCCGACGGGAACACGACCAGCCAATACACCGCTACCATCGACGGCCTTGGCTCGGTGGGTGACGGTGCTCACGCGACCCATGAACATGTAGTCATCGATCGTATGCCTGAGAGGGCGGCGCTTCTAGCGGAACTCCTCATGACTCCGTGCGGCGCAGGCTAA